A section of the Cottoperca gobio unplaced genomic scaffold, fCotGob3.1 fCotGob3_155arrow_ctg1, whole genome shotgun sequence genome encodes:
- the vipas39 gene encoding spermatogenesis-defective protein 39 homolog isoform X1 yields the protein MMKSKADEEDYWNSSKFKAFTFDDEDDEFSRLKESKQAVNSIRRLVEEDEDEDDVEKVSWSGEPVGSISWSVNETAASNQRTDREPAFPKITTDTATISKSHSGYSLSSLFKGKTKGGNFPTFTDSLSDSSVRLYAPELRKPKSEYKDYVSDWSPEETVQRMQQGKVVSLEKFRSLQDKLLLLDYAVCAHDGNVITAVLIYLKRTLSKEVLFRELESRQTALRHFISYLTETRAQRLLLELLRALDRTEDVALLQYKEHLSIIDENKRRDFLKSCLSLPFSPEDTAHIQDHYTLLERQIIIEATDRQAERGGKVEIFQKFPRRASILNMPLITTLYYCCFYHYSDAEGTYSSPLNVRQTFKISEKQYFVTALAARAKLKAWSDVDALFTSRNWLGFTRKKSPLGFQRVVDILQKNSAPTQVLQDYVALVDDAELRITLAQKHKCHDIVINTYRDLKDRQQLLGYRGKVERGSAEERKIEELLNNQQIRWKN from the exons ATGATGAAGAGTAAAGCAGACGAGGAAGACTACTGGAACAGCTCTAAGTTTAAAGCTTTCACCTTCGATGATGAAGACGACGAGTTCAGCAGG TTAAAAGAGTCAAAGCAGGCAGTGAACAGCATCCGCCGCCTGGTGGAAGAAGACGAGGATGAAGACGATGTGGAGAAGGTCAGCTGGAGCGGGGAGCCTGTCGGGA GTATCTCCTGGTCGGTCAATGAGACTGCAGCGTCcaatcagaggacagacagagagcccGCCTTCCCCAAAATCACCACAGACACAGCGACGATCAGCAAGAGTCACTCAGGGTACTCTCTGAGCTCTCTGTTCAAAG gaaAAACTAAAGGAGGAAACTTCCCGACATTCACTGACT cACTCAGCGACTCCTCTGTCAGGCTCTACGCTCCAGAACTCCGAAAACCCAAATCTGAATATAAG GATTACGTCAGTGATTGGTCGCCTGAGGAGACGGTCCAGAGAATGCAGCAGGGAAAG GTCGTGTCTCTGGAGAAGTTTCGGTCTCTTCAGGACAAACTGCTACTGCTGGATTATGCCGTCTGTGCACACGACGGCAACGTCATCACTGct gttttaatttatttaaagagGACTCTGAGTAAAG AGGTTTTGTTCCGGGAGCTGGAGTCCAGACAGACGGCTCTGAGACATTTCATCTCCTATCTGACTGAAACCAGAGCCCagaggctgctgctggagctgctcaG AGCTCTGGACAGAACGGAGGACGTGGCG CTGCTGCAGTATAAAGAACACCTGAGCATCATCGACGAAAACAAAAGGCGGGACTTCCTGAAGAGCTGCCTCAG tcttccaTTTTCTCCAGAAGACACGGCACACATTCAGGATCACTACACGCTGCTGGAGAGACAAATCATCATCGAG GCAACCGATCGGCAGGCTGAGCGCGGCGGGAAGGTGGAAATCTTCCAGAAGTTTCCAAGAAGAGCTTCAATCCTCAACATGCCGCTGATCACAACACTGTACTACTGCTGCTTCTACCACTACTCTGACGCTGAG GGAACTTACAGCAGTCCATTGAATGTCCGCCAGACCTTCAAG aTTTCGGAGAAGCAGTACTTTGTGACGGCGTTGGCAGCCCGGGCAAAGCTGAAGGCTTGGTCGGACGTCGATGCTCTGTTCACCAGCAGGAACTGGCTCGGCTTCACCAGGAAAAAATCACCGCTCGGCTTCCAACGAGTCGTCGACATCCTGCAGAAAAACTCTGCCCCCACACAG gtgctgCAGGACTACGTGGCGCTGGTTGATGATGCGGAGTTGAGGATCACTTTGGCTCAGAAACATAAATGTCATGACATCGTCATCAAC ACATACCGAGACCTGAAGGACCGGCAGCAGTTGCTTGGATACCGCGGGAAGGTGGAGAGAGGGTcagcggaggaaaggaagaTCGAGGAGTTGCTCAACAACCag caAATTCGGTGGAAGAACTGA
- the vipas39 gene encoding spermatogenesis-defective protein 39 homolog isoform X2 encodes MMKSKADEEDYWNSSKFKAFTFDDEDDEFSRLKESKQAVNSIRRLVEEDEDEDDVEKVSWSGEPVGSISWSVNETAASNQRTDREPAFPKITTDTATISKSHSGYSLSSLFKGKTKGGNFPTFTDSLSDSSVRLYAPELRKPKSEYKDYVSDWSPEETVQRMQQGKVVSLEKFRSLQDKLLLLDYAVCAHDGNVITAVLIYLKRTLSKEVLFRELESRQTALRHFISYLTETRAQRLLLELLRALDRTEDVALLQYKEHLSIIDENKRRDFLKSCLSLPFSPEDTAHIQDHYTLLERQIIIEATDRQAERGGKVEIFQKFPRRASILNMPLITTLYYCCFYHYSDAEGTYSSPLNVRQTFKISEKQYFVTALAARAKLKAWSDVDALFTSRNWLGFTRKKSPLGFQRVVDILQKNSAPTQVCYLIDRCCRTTWRWLMMRS; translated from the exons ATGATGAAGAGTAAAGCAGACGAGGAAGACTACTGGAACAGCTCTAAGTTTAAAGCTTTCACCTTCGATGATGAAGACGACGAGTTCAGCAGG TTAAAAGAGTCAAAGCAGGCAGTGAACAGCATCCGCCGCCTGGTGGAAGAAGACGAGGATGAAGACGATGTGGAGAAGGTCAGCTGGAGCGGGGAGCCTGTCGGGA GTATCTCCTGGTCGGTCAATGAGACTGCAGCGTCcaatcagaggacagacagagagcccGCCTTCCCCAAAATCACCACAGACACAGCGACGATCAGCAAGAGTCACTCAGGGTACTCTCTGAGCTCTCTGTTCAAAG gaaAAACTAAAGGAGGAAACTTCCCGACATTCACTGACT cACTCAGCGACTCCTCTGTCAGGCTCTACGCTCCAGAACTCCGAAAACCCAAATCTGAATATAAG GATTACGTCAGTGATTGGTCGCCTGAGGAGACGGTCCAGAGAATGCAGCAGGGAAAG GTCGTGTCTCTGGAGAAGTTTCGGTCTCTTCAGGACAAACTGCTACTGCTGGATTATGCCGTCTGTGCACACGACGGCAACGTCATCACTGct gttttaatttatttaaagagGACTCTGAGTAAAG AGGTTTTGTTCCGGGAGCTGGAGTCCAGACAGACGGCTCTGAGACATTTCATCTCCTATCTGACTGAAACCAGAGCCCagaggctgctgctggagctgctcaG AGCTCTGGACAGAACGGAGGACGTGGCG CTGCTGCAGTATAAAGAACACCTGAGCATCATCGACGAAAACAAAAGGCGGGACTTCCTGAAGAGCTGCCTCAG tcttccaTTTTCTCCAGAAGACACGGCACACATTCAGGATCACTACACGCTGCTGGAGAGACAAATCATCATCGAG GCAACCGATCGGCAGGCTGAGCGCGGCGGGAAGGTGGAAATCTTCCAGAAGTTTCCAAGAAGAGCTTCAATCCTCAACATGCCGCTGATCACAACACTGTACTACTGCTGCTTCTACCACTACTCTGACGCTGAG GGAACTTACAGCAGTCCATTGAATGTCCGCCAGACCTTCAAG aTTTCGGAGAAGCAGTACTTTGTGACGGCGTTGGCAGCCCGGGCAAAGCTGAAGGCTTGGTCGGACGTCGATGCTCTGTTCACCAGCAGGAACTGGCTCGGCTTCACCAGGAAAAAATCACCGCTCGGCTTCCAACGAGTCGTCGACATCCTGCAGAAAAACTCTGCCCCCACACAG GTGTGttatttgattgacaggtgctgCAGGACTACGTGGCGCTGGTTGATGATGCGGAGTTGA